TAATTACCTGAAATTTTTCGATAAAAGCTTTGTGAGTCCGCTGTCAAGAACAGGTATTAATACCTATAACTACGTTTTAGCCGATAGCGCTTATATTGATAATAAATGGTGTTATAATATTATTTACTATCCCAGACGGAAAAATGAACTTACTTTTAAAGGTGATTTTTGGGTAGCCGATACCACGTATGCCATTAAGGAAATAAACCTGCAAGCCTCAAAAAGTGCTAATATAAATTGGGTAAAAGAAATTTATATCGAACAGGAGTTTGAAGTGCTTAACGATTCGTTATTCTTAGTGAAACGTGATTATATGATGTCGGATTTTGCGCCGAGTAAAAAGGAGAAATCACGCGGACTCTACGGAAAGCGAACAACGCTCTTGGATAATTACGAGTTCGATATTGTAAAGGACAAGAAATTTTACGAGAAAGAAGTAAACTACTACGATAAAGATGTCTATAACCGTGATGATGCCTTTTGGGATGAAAATCGCATGGAGCAGCTTAGTAAAGACGAAAAGGGTGTTTATAAAATGCTCGATACTTTAAAAACGGTAAAAAAGTTTAAAAACCTGTATAGCGCAGGTACTGTTTTGGCTTCTGGCTATTATGAGTTTAATACCTTGCCTTTGGATTATGGTCCTGTATTTTCGTCATTTGGATACAATGACGTTGAAGGGATTAGAACCCGTGTTGGTGGTCGTACGTATTTTGGTAGAAACGATTTATGGCGTATTGAAGGTTTTATGGCTTATGGGTTTCGAGATGATAAGTTTAAGTATGGTATTTCAGGAAAAGTGCTGTTAGACAAAAAAACGCGTTTGATTATTTCAGGAGGTAACCGTCGTGATATCGAACAAATAGGGGCGAGTTTAACAAATTCTACCGATGTGCTAGGACGTAGTTTTGCTTCATCTGGTCTTTTTACAACCGCTACTAACGATAAACTTACTAATATCAATTTATCGACTTTAGCCCTAGAATTTGAGCCTGTAAAAAATTTCACGGTGAGATTGGGTGGGAGTTACAGAACCTTGGAGTCGGCTTCAGATACCTTTAGTTTAGATTATTACGATCCCAATTCTCCAACAGGTATTTCTTCTGAAATTAAACAATATGAAACCGAATTATTAATGTCATTTTTTCCAGGACGAAAAATGACTGGGTTTGGAGTGGAACGTTTGGCTGCTAACGACGATTATGCGCAAATATTTGCTTTATTTACTCGCGGTGTGAAAGGCAGGGATAATGATAATTTTGACTATACTAAACTTCAGTTTCGCTATGTGCAACCTTGGCAAATTGGTGGTTTTGGAAGACTTTACACGACCATTGAAGCGGGAAAAACATTTGGAACCGTGCCACTCGGTCTGTTAAGTGTAATTCCTGGGAATCAGAGTTATTTCTCGATTTATAACACCTTCTCGCAAATTGATTTTTATGAATTTGTAACCGATGCTTATACTTCGGTGCATGTAGAGCATAATTTTAACGGCCGCCTATTTTCTAGAATTCCTTTGGTTAAGAAACTCAATTTAAGAGCCATCGCTGGATTTAGAACAGTAATAGGAAGTATTTCTCAAGATAATATCGACTTGAATGCTTCAGGTCTGGTGTATCAAGCACCATCTGAAATCCCTTATTACGAATACAGTTTCGGTATCGGAAATATTTTTAAAGTATTCCGTTTGGACTTCAATTTCCGAGGCAATTATCTGGATGAGGTTCAAAATCCGAATGCCCGACAATTTGGTATCACTGGCGCGTTTGGATTTAGTTTTTAATCTTCATGAGA
This genomic interval from Tamlana carrageenivorans contains the following:
- a CDS encoding DUF5686 and carboxypeptidase-like regulatory domain-containing protein is translated as MTIRLFLALFFTCFCAVFAQTKVSGYVFDENNDPIAFANVIFSGTTQGTITNEDGRFYLESDETWSGVTVSFIGYETLKIPLEKRINYDLKFTLVEARSQLNEVLIVSGKQPKKNNPAIDLLRKIWEHKRSNGLKQFKQYQYNKYEKLEFDINTIDSALINSKLFKGMEFVFEEVDTSKVTGKTYLPIFVNEAVSKVYGDNVLKKYKEILQGNKNSGFSDNQSLIDFVKDLYADINVYDNYLKFFDKSFVSPLSRTGINTYNYVLADSAYIDNKWCYNIIYYPRRKNELTFKGDFWVADTTYAIKEINLQASKSANINWVKEIYIEQEFEVLNDSLFLVKRDYMMSDFAPSKKEKSRGLYGKRTTLLDNYEFDIVKDKKFYEKEVNYYDKDVYNRDDAFWDENRMEQLSKDEKGVYKMLDTLKTVKKFKNLYSAGTVLASGYYEFNTLPLDYGPVFSSFGYNDVEGIRTRVGGRTYFGRNDLWRIEGFMAYGFRDDKFKYGISGKVLLDKKTRLIISGGNRRDIEQIGASLTNSTDVLGRSFASSGLFTTATNDKLTNINLSTLALEFEPVKNFTVRLGGSYRTLESASDTFSLDYYDPNSPTGISSEIKQYETELLMSFFPGRKMTGFGVERLAANDDYAQIFALFTRGVKGRDNDNFDYTKLQFRYVQPWQIGGFGRLYTTIEAGKTFGTVPLGLLSVIPGNQSYFSIYNTFSQIDFYEFVTDAYTSVHVEHNFNGRLFSRIPLVKKLNLRAIAGFRTVIGSISQDNIDLNASGLVYQAPSEIPYYEYSFGIGNIFKVFRLDFNFRGNYLDEVQNPNARQFGITGAFGFSF